A stretch of the Candidatus Jettenia sp. AMX2 genome encodes the following:
- a CDS encoding response regulator, producing the protein MGMVRSEKKGSIYCTKDVHILVIEDEEMILDMMKIILESRGYRVSVSKDPGAGLKMYERNLYDVVLCDLAMPKFNGWKVARYIKEYDASKKKVKTTVVLMTGSELSMESADYKKEGVDYILNKPIEYEKLYQIINHTTGDLQKGVPVDL; encoded by the coding sequence ATGGGTATGGTGCGATCTGAAAAGAAAGGGAGCATATACTGTACGAAGGATGTTCACATTCTTGTGATTGAAGACGAGGAAATGATACTGGATATGATGAAGATTATTCTTGAGTCAAGAGGTTACCGCGTATCTGTATCAAAAGATCCGGGTGCAGGCTTAAAGATGTATGAGCGTAATTTGTATGATGTTGTCTTATGCGATCTTGCAATGCCAAAGTTCAATGGATGGAAGGTTGCAAGATATATCAAGGAATATGATGCTTCCAAAAAAAAGGTGAAAACAACGGTTGTGCTGATGACAGGCAGTGAATTAAGCATGGAGAGTGCTGATTATAAAAAGGAAGGTGTGGACTATATTCTGAATAAGCCAATAGAATACGAAAAGTTATATCAAATAATTAATCATACGACCGGTGATTTACAAAAAGGCGTTCCAGTTGATCTTTAA
- the csrA gene encoding carbon storage regulator CsrA, giving the protein MLILTRKLGESLIIQENIEISVIEINKNNVKLGINAPKDITIHRQEIFKKIKEENQLASSSGIIDLADSARDVTSLTKPGIPQAEQAL; this is encoded by the coding sequence ATGCTCATACTAACAAGGAAGTTAGGCGAAAGTTTAATAATCCAGGAGAATATCGAGATATCTGTTATAGAGATAAACAAAAATAACGTAAAATTAGGCATTAATGCCCCAAAAGATATAACCATACACAGACAAGAAATATTTAAAAAGATTAAAGAAGAAAATCAGTTGGCCTCTTCTTCAGGCATAATTGACCTGGCAGATTCTGCCAGGGATGTAACCAGCCTAACGAAACCTGGAATCCCACAGGCTGAACAAGCATTATAA
- the fliW gene encoding flagellar assembly protein FliW — translation MLLKTRLFDEIKFNADEIINFTKPILGFEDCKQYILAEKETMFPTFWLQCVDKPDIAFPVVSPFFVHDGYSIKLQTQDLDDIRLKNSNEVIVFSLMVVSQTFLSIRANLRAPIIYNPRENVAKQLILTDDKFPIHYYLI, via the coding sequence ATGTTACTAAAAACACGCCTGTTCGATGAAATTAAATTCAATGCGGATGAGATAATCAATTTTACGAAACCTATCTTAGGCTTCGAGGATTGCAAACAGTATATACTGGCAGAAAAGGAAACAATGTTCCCTACCTTCTGGTTGCAATGTGTTGATAAGCCTGATATCGCATTTCCTGTGGTATCTCCGTTTTTTGTTCATGACGGGTACTCTATCAAACTCCAGACCCAAGACCTTGATGACATTCGTTTAAAAAATAGTAATGAAGTCATTGTCTTCTCGTTGATGGTTGTATCACAAACCTTCTTATCGATCAGGGCCAATTTAAGAGCCCCTATTATTTATAATCCCAGAGAAAATGTCGCAAAACAACTTATTCTTACCGATGATAAATTCCCGATACACTATTATTTAATTTAA
- the flgL gene encoding flagellar hook-associated protein FlgL, with protein sequence MATRVNLEIFVNTTLANIQQNMSNMNKLQEQISTGKKINRPSDGPADTRNILRLQTEYLRLNQYSSNIQTAKQSLDFNASVLQNTSDILQRIRELTMQGVSSSVDQDGRNKIATEINQLLESVLQEANSSLVGRYIFAGTKTTTLPFEAMRNSNGQISEVNYNGNREKIALRIGPNTNVTVNQPGSEVFTDNELLSSIIQIRDALSGGTVSLAREQLNNLDNASKGILDAIAKAGSISNTLELVDNKVADTKLSLQNILSSTESADLAELVLRLREQENIFQASLAFSALIFKTSILDYL encoded by the coding sequence ATGGCTACCAGAGTAAATCTTGAAATTTTCGTTAACACAACACTTGCGAATATTCAACAGAATATGTCTAATATGAATAAACTTCAGGAACAAATCTCTACCGGTAAAAAAATAAACCGCCCTTCAGATGGTCCTGCCGATACAAGAAATATCCTGAGATTACAGACCGAATATCTCAGACTTAACCAGTACTCCTCAAATATTCAAACTGCAAAACAATCATTGGATTTTAACGCATCAGTTTTACAAAATACCTCTGATATACTTCAAAGGATAAGAGAATTAACCATGCAAGGGGTAAGCAGTTCGGTTGACCAGGATGGAAGAAATAAAATTGCAACGGAAATAAACCAGCTTCTGGAATCTGTGTTACAGGAAGCAAATTCCTCACTGGTGGGGCGCTACATTTTTGCCGGTACAAAAACAACAACTTTGCCATTTGAGGCAATGCGCAACTCAAACGGGCAAATATCAGAGGTAAACTATAATGGGAACCGGGAAAAAATAGCTTTGCGGATTGGTCCTAATACCAATGTAACAGTTAATCAGCCAGGCAGTGAAGTGTTTACTGATAATGAGCTACTGAGTTCAATTATTCAGATAAGGGATGCCCTTTCTGGCGGGACTGTTTCACTTGCAAGGGAACAATTAAACAACTTGGATAATGCATCGAAAGGCATTCTGGATGCGATAGCAAAGGCTGGAAGTATTTCTAACACGTTAGAACTTGTTGATAACAAGGTTGCTGATACAAAACTTTCGCTTCAAAACATATTATCATCAACAGAAAGTGCAGATCTGGCGGAACTGGTTCTGAGACTTCGGGAACAGGAAAACATATTTCAGGCATCTTTGGCCTTCAGTGCACTTATCTTTAAGACGTCTATCCTGGATTATCTTTAA
- the flgK gene encoding flagellar hook-associated protein FlgK — MASSDISIGLSGLLTSQRALQIIGHNIANVNTPGYSRQSLSISTNIPNISPFGLIGSGASIEQILRIKDDMLDPQINNFTSLLGSSEVQNSILKNLEAIFNELSGSSLNGMMEKFFQSIHELSANPELGSNRYQLLQDALNLVTYSFRSLDEQFGRLKDNVGRMIETKTGELNSITSQIASLNQRIMEIEIYSGSSANDLLDKRDNLLSRLSKLADIRIVKNNRNSSVDVVLGGTSVVYGYKFKEITASPGEGGSIEIYNLSTNNINQGELRGLLDMQNKTIPKYIQLLNTLAASFIKEVNNVHTTGIGLSGGFTSLTSTNMANNADDPLTDTGLPFHPSVTKYATGTVTSTSNGNGTTTVTGDGTLFSSNVRVNNFIKLSDGNFYKILSVDSNTQLTISGEYTDDVPASTDVTDGILYINVISPSGEITKTSMSIASEETLNTLAAKISGIANIHASVNNGFLTIVADSGYQFNFTRELDTNPGNIGDARVTVSGYHTGNDNDIFTLTVMDAGDGSIGTGNSKIRVTDSIGKVLADLDVGSSYSGGYLQITDGIYVSFEHGDIAAGDKLLFDVSGNPDTSNILTSLGLNTFFGGSDASTIRVTQFIIDDVTRIAAATTRSAGDNSNALRLISLQDSKLINGSTFSDFLHNIVAQLGTETAQKASEKESFQMLLMNLENRRQEISGVSIDEEMIHMLRFQQAFQASARYISVISEINDILMKL, encoded by the coding sequence ATGGCCTCATCAGATATTTCAATCGGATTAAGCGGGCTGTTGACTTCACAGCGCGCCTTGCAAATCATAGGACACAATATTGCAAATGTCAATACCCCGGGATACAGCCGGCAATCACTTTCGATTAGTACAAACATTCCCAATATTTCTCCGTTTGGTCTTATTGGTTCGGGCGCTTCCATAGAACAGATCCTAAGGATAAAAGATGATATGCTCGACCCTCAAATTAATAATTTTACCTCTTTATTGGGCAGTTCAGAAGTACAAAACAGTATTCTAAAGAATCTGGAAGCAATTTTTAATGAACTTTCCGGATCCAGTTTAAATGGGATGATGGAAAAGTTTTTCCAGAGCATCCATGAATTGTCGGCAAACCCTGAACTTGGCAGTAACAGGTATCAGTTATTACAGGATGCATTAAATCTGGTCACGTACAGTTTCCGGTCTCTGGACGAGCAATTCGGGAGGCTTAAGGATAATGTTGGCCGAATGATAGAAACAAAGACAGGTGAACTGAATAGTATTACAAGCCAGATTGCATCCCTGAATCAAAGGATTATGGAAATTGAAATATATTCCGGCAGTAGTGCAAATGATTTGCTGGATAAAAGAGACAATCTCTTAAGCAGGTTGAGCAAGCTGGCTGACATCAGAATAGTAAAAAACAACCGGAATAGCTCCGTCGATGTTGTGCTGGGAGGAACTTCAGTGGTATATGGCTATAAATTTAAAGAAATTACAGCATCTCCCGGCGAAGGCGGAAGTATTGAGATATATAATCTGTCAACAAACAATATTAACCAGGGCGAGCTAAGGGGCCTGCTGGATATGCAGAATAAGACGATTCCAAAATATATACAACTTTTAAATACCCTGGCTGCCAGTTTTATTAAGGAAGTAAATAATGTGCACACAACCGGTATTGGGTTAAGCGGAGGCTTTACTTCTCTGACCAGTACAAATATGGCTAATAATGCCGATGATCCACTGACAGATACCGGACTTCCTTTTCACCCTTCCGTTACTAAATATGCGACAGGTACTGTTACAAGCACCAGTAATGGAAACGGAACAACCACTGTCACTGGAGACGGCACTTTGTTCAGCAGTAATGTTAGAGTAAATAATTTTATAAAACTTAGCGATGGGAACTTTTATAAAATACTATCAGTTGACAGTAACACCCAATTAACCATAAGCGGGGAATATACCGATGATGTTCCAGCCTCAACGGATGTTACCGATGGAATTTTGTATATAAATGTCATTAGCCCATCCGGCGAAATCACAAAAACCAGTATGAGTATTGCATCGGAAGAAACCCTCAACACACTGGCTGCAAAGATATCAGGCATTGCAAACATTCATGCAAGTGTTAATAATGGATTCCTGACAATCGTGGCAGATAGTGGTTATCAATTCAATTTCACAAGGGAACTGGACACCAATCCCGGTAATATTGGTGATGCCAGGGTAACAGTCTCCGGGTATCATACGGGTAATGATAATGATATTTTCACACTCACGGTAATGGACGCAGGAGATGGCAGTATTGGAACCGGCAACTCCAAAATCAGGGTAACTGATTCGATAGGCAAAGTACTGGCAGATCTTGATGTTGGTTCTTCATATAGCGGCGGCTATCTGCAAATAACAGATGGTATATATGTGAGTTTTGAGCATGGAGATATTGCGGCAGGAGATAAATTATTGTTTGATGTTTCCGGCAACCCGGACACCAGCAATATACTTACTTCTTTGGGTTTGAACACATTTTTTGGAGGTAGCGATGCTTCTACGATCAGAGTGACACAGTTTATTATAGACGATGTGACCAGGATAGCCGCTGCTACAACGAGGTCAGCCGGAGATAATTCAAATGCACTCAGGTTGATCAGCCTGCAGGACAGCAAACTTATCAATGGTTCAACGTTTAGCGATTTTCTTCATAACATTGTTGCTCAATTGGGAACAGAAACAGCACAAAAAGCCAGCGAGAAAGAAAGTTTTCAAATGTTGCTGATGAATCTGGAAAATCGCCGCCAGGAAATATCCGGCGTATCTATAGATGAAGAAATGATTCATATGCTAAGGTTTCAGCAGGCCTTTCAGGCTTCAGCAAGATATATTTCTGTTATAAGCGAAATAAATGATATTCTCATGAAATTATAA
- a CDS encoding flagellar protein FlgN: protein MENLLQNLSGTLNEMIATYKDILLAALDKKKHIISGDIDKLESVIYLERNLAERVMLYEEKRRYLMFSINESLGNTNDPLKLGRLIEQIAEPYKDKFREQYDILTGIVRKVEEINKINTSLTKYSLEYINNLIKAVCSESLNDSTYQRSGKLNGPELKKIFFEINA, encoded by the coding sequence TTGGAAAATTTATTACAAAACCTGTCCGGAACACTGAACGAAATGATCGCCACGTATAAAGATATACTTCTTGCGGCACTGGATAAGAAAAAGCACATAATTTCCGGGGACATAGACAAACTTGAATCAGTTATTTATCTGGAACGAAACCTGGCAGAGAGGGTTATGCTTTATGAAGAAAAAAGAAGATACCTTATGTTCTCAATAAATGAATCGCTGGGAAATACCAACGATCCGCTAAAATTGGGCAGGCTTATCGAACAGATCGCAGAACCATATAAGGATAAATTCAGGGAACAATATGATATTTTGACCGGAATAGTTAGAAAGGTAGAGGAAATTAACAAGATCAATACATCTCTTACAAAATATTCACTTGAGTATATTAATAATCTTATAAAAGCTGTATGCAGTGAGTCACTGAATGACTCTACCTATCAGAGATCCGGAAAATTAAATGGGCCTGAACTTAAAAAAATATTTTTTGAAATAAACGCATAA
- a CDS encoding rod-binding protein: protein MEISSNSGFLITAAKAESSRNILKTTSESPSELEKATKNFEAVLLNMVLQAMWKTIPQSGLFEKENSTQLYEGLMLSSLAEEMAGKGGVGIAKMLYQQLVRDKKQP from the coding sequence ATGGAAATATCATCCAACAGCGGCTTCCTGATTACTGCCGCAAAGGCCGAAAGTTCCAGAAATATTTTAAAGACCACCTCTGAATCCCCATCCGAACTTGAGAAGGCCACAAAGAATTTTGAAGCAGTATTGTTAAATATGGTACTCCAGGCAATGTGGAAAACAATACCCCAGTCCGGACTGTTTGAAAAAGAGAACTCTACCCAGTTATACGAGGGACTCATGCTGTCTTCCCTTGCGGAGGAAATGGCCGGTAAGGGTGGCGTTGGTATAGCAAAGATGCTTTATCAACAGCTTGTTCGTGATAAAAAACAACCATAA
- a CDS encoding flagellar basal body P-ring protein FlgI yields the protein MNNSIFRCILGILVLISTCHTPVLTSAYGNITTRIKDIAGIQGIRDNYLFGYGLVIGLEGTGDTTRFGLTRQLAKNVFEKLGSVTTINDLDSRNMAAVMVTAKIPPFAKPGFRMDVLISSIGDAENLRGGVLLHTALQGIDNKVYAIAQGPLSLGGGFLAAGEAQEVRKNIVTTASIPNGAVVEKDIPVYILHENKIRLSLYDADFTTAIRIMEVINAMYPDSAKAISAAEIEVNPPQEFKTPDMITLFVSRIEKLPVTPGTTAKVVINERTGTIVVGENVRISTVAVAHGPLTITITERPEVSQPSPFAPGGAETTVVPRTDIKVEEKDTRLHVLPSGVSVSEIARALNILGVTPNDLIAIFQAIKEASALHAELIIM from the coding sequence ATGAATAATTCTATATTTCGTTGCATACTGGGTATTCTTGTACTGATTTCGACATGCCATACCCCGGTGCTTACTTCCGCATATGGTAATATAACCACACGTATTAAAGATATTGCAGGTATCCAGGGTATCAGGGATAATTACTTATTTGGTTACGGCCTTGTAATTGGCCTGGAGGGAACAGGAGATACGACCAGGTTTGGTCTCACGAGACAGCTGGCAAAAAATGTATTCGAAAAACTCGGGTCGGTAACAACGATTAATGATCTTGATTCAAGAAATATGGCTGCGGTTATGGTAACGGCAAAGATTCCTCCTTTTGCCAAGCCAGGTTTCCGTATGGATGTTCTGATTTCTTCTATTGGTGATGCAGAAAACCTGCGGGGCGGCGTGCTTCTCCACACTGCACTACAAGGAATTGATAATAAAGTTTATGCAATTGCACAAGGGCCTTTGTCTCTGGGTGGTGGATTTCTGGCAGCCGGAGAAGCTCAGGAAGTGAGAAAGAATATTGTTACAACAGCAAGCATTCCGAACGGAGCGGTCGTAGAAAAAGACATTCCTGTTTACATCCTTCACGAGAACAAGATCAGGCTCAGCCTGTATGATGCTGATTTTACCACTGCTATTCGCATAATGGAGGTCATCAATGCGATGTATCCTGACTCCGCTAAAGCCATAAGCGCTGCCGAGATTGAGGTGAACCCTCCACAGGAATTCAAAACGCCGGATATGATAACCCTGTTTGTATCCAGGATAGAAAAACTGCCTGTCACACCTGGTACTACTGCCAAAGTTGTTATTAATGAGAGAACCGGGACAATTGTTGTCGGGGAGAATGTCAGGATTTCAACGGTGGCCGTTGCGCACGGGCCCCTTACGATAACAATAACGGAAAGACCAGAAGTGAGTCAGCCTTCTCCTTTTGCACCGGGGGGTGCAGAAACTACTGTTGTTCCGCGCACGGACATTAAGGTTGAAGAAAAAGATACAAGACTGCATGTTTTACCCAGTGGTGTGAGTGTTTCTGAAATAGCACGTGCGTTAAACATACTCGGTGTGACGCCAAACGATCTTATAGCAATCTTTCAGGCAATCAAAGAGGCTTCAGCCCTTCATGCAGAACTTATTATTATGTAA
- a CDS encoding flagellar basal body L-ring protein FlgH — protein sequence MCTNLIVKLIVMASIFAGICDKVIASSLWQKRAAANYNLFDDNVGRRIGDIVTIAVSESTMIDYGERSNTNNVSSVSASTDNKKFQSGLLRQLTHGENARFTDRPANSFNSEFNDDFKGEGSYDSRRSISLTITANVVEVLDNGNLVLEGRRRVSANKENYTLKLTGIARPIDISRNNVIESSKMTNVTFGLEGKGWLTRAGSKGWFNRLRDIVWPF from the coding sequence ATGTGTACAAACCTCATAGTTAAACTTATTGTAATGGCAAGTATTTTTGCCGGGATATGTGATAAGGTTATTGCCAGTTCATTATGGCAAAAAAGGGCTGCTGCAAACTATAATCTTTTTGATGATAATGTAGGCAGAAGAATCGGTGATATTGTAACCATAGCAGTATCTGAATCAACAATGATTGATTATGGTGAAAGATCTAACACGAATAACGTGAGTTCGGTTTCTGCGTCAACTGACAACAAAAAATTTCAGAGTGGGTTACTACGTCAACTGACTCATGGGGAGAACGCCAGATTTACCGACAGGCCTGCAAACAGCTTTAATTCAGAGTTTAATGACGATTTTAAAGGGGAGGGATCCTATGACAGCAGGCGGAGTATAAGCCTGACGATTACAGCAAATGTTGTAGAGGTACTCGACAATGGCAACCTTGTTCTTGAAGGGAGAAGGCGCGTGTCTGCAAATAAAGAAAATTATACCCTGAAGCTTACCGGGATAGCAAGACCTATCGATATAAGCAGGAATAACGTGATAGAATCAAGCAAGATGACAAACGTAACATTCGGACTTGAAGGAAAAGGATGGCTGACCAGGGCAGGGTCAAAAGGATGGTTTAACAGGTTAAGAGATATTGTATGGCCGTTTTGA
- the flgA gene encoding flagellar basal body P-ring formation chaperone FlgA has protein sequence MKIRISLFFLVGVFMIMPGVLAGKIEIHFMDNVVLEEKIITFRDISTVSGDDEELVNKINSIELGKTPWANNTRRLSQDFLKMRLSLSKVNTADVSFINARSVVVSVESAKLTGAEIAQKAKEYLLDVMPVAGKETTIELVSIPNDQWIPRRKERIDLDFSLVDPGKDRGNVELIVSASSGGTCFFKIPVFFKIRVYEDVVVARKKIGRKQQLHERDISVVRRETTNIGGFTFSRVDDLIGKATTTTVQPNAVITEDMVEILPAIKQGAVVEVYIQSNGFKIVTKGIAQETGHIGDVIRVKNIHSDKQLYGTIVNSDKVRILF, from the coding sequence ATGAAAATCAGAATATCTTTGTTCTTCCTTGTCGGTGTGTTCATGATAATGCCTGGCGTATTAGCCGGTAAAATTGAAATACATTTTATGGATAACGTTGTTCTGGAGGAGAAAATAATAACTTTTCGTGACATTTCAACGGTAAGCGGTGATGACGAGGAGTTGGTAAATAAAATTAATAGCATTGAACTTGGAAAGACCCCATGGGCAAATAATACCAGAAGATTAAGTCAGGATTTCCTGAAAATGCGTCTATCCCTCTCAAAGGTAAATACGGCAGATGTGAGCTTTATCAATGCCAGATCTGTAGTAGTTTCTGTTGAATCAGCAAAGCTGACTGGTGCGGAGATTGCGCAAAAAGCAAAGGAATATTTATTGGACGTGATGCCTGTGGCTGGTAAAGAAACTACGATAGAGTTGGTAAGTATACCAAATGATCAATGGATACCGAGGAGGAAAGAAAGGATTGATCTTGATTTCTCACTGGTAGACCCAGGTAAAGACAGAGGAAATGTGGAGTTAATCGTTAGTGCATCTTCCGGAGGCACATGTTTTTTTAAGATACCAGTCTTCTTTAAAATCAGGGTATATGAAGATGTTGTTGTTGCAAGGAAGAAAATAGGCCGCAAGCAACAATTACACGAAAGAGATATTTCTGTGGTCAGAAGGGAAACAACAAACATTGGCGGATTTACCTTTTCCCGTGTTGATGACCTGATAGGCAAAGCGACGACTACTACGGTTCAGCCAAACGCTGTCATTACTGAAGATATGGTTGAGATACTACCAGCTATAAAGCAGGGTGCAGTGGTGGAGGTGTATATTCAATCGAATGGATTTAAGATCGTTACCAAAGGAATAGCACAGGAAACGGGGCATATTGGTGATGTAATAAGGGTAAAGAATATACACTCAGACAAGCAGCTTTATGGTACCATTGTCAATTCTGACAAAGTCCGGATACTCTTTTGA
- the flgG gene encoding flagellar basal-body rod protein FlgG, producing MMKALYTSATGMKANQFLLDVISNNIANVNTTGYKRVQINFQDLLYDKYVAAGSESARGIETPTGMQIGSGVRVVATNKVFTQGVPESTGRSLDLAIQGKGFFQITQPDGTIVYTRDGTFQLNSAGEIVNSEGLKLSPSVSIANDVIGINIGSDGTISTQNADGSSRSVGTLTLAIFPNPAGLESIGKNLYRQTTASGSPQTRRPGQNGVGEIMQGFRESSNVEVVNELVNLIVAQRAYETSSRAIKASDDMLQTTNRISG from the coding sequence ATGATGAAAGCATTGTATACAAGTGCGACAGGCATGAAGGCAAACCAGTTTCTCCTTGATGTAATATCAAACAACATAGCGAACGTTAATACAACAGGGTATAAGAGGGTGCAGATTAATTTTCAGGATTTATTATACGATAAATATGTTGCAGCTGGTTCAGAGTCTGCCAGGGGGATAGAAACGCCTACCGGTATGCAGATAGGAAGCGGTGTGCGTGTCGTGGCAACCAATAAAGTTTTCACTCAGGGTGTGCCGGAAAGTACCGGCAGATCACTTGATTTGGCAATTCAGGGGAAAGGGTTTTTTCAGATTACCCAGCCAGACGGGACCATTGTTTACACAAGGGATGGAACTTTTCAGCTTAATAGTGCCGGAGAAATAGTGAATAGCGAAGGCCTGAAGCTTTCGCCGTCTGTTTCTATAGCAAACGATGTAATTGGCATCAATATCGGATCGGATGGGACCATTTCAACACAAAATGCAGACGGCAGCTCCAGGTCAGTAGGAACATTGACTCTCGCTATTTTTCCTAATCCTGCCGGGCTGGAAAGCATAGGGAAAAATCTTTACAGGCAAACAACCGCATCCGGATCTCCCCAGACAAGAAGACCGGGGCAGAATGGTGTAGGGGAGATTATGCAGGGGTTCCGGGAGAGTTCAAATGTTGAGGTTGTCAATGAGCTTGTAAACCTTATTGTTGCACAAAGGGCATACGAAACAAGCTCAAGGGCAATTAAGGCCAGCGATGATATGTTACAGACAACAAACCGTATTTCCGGATAA
- the flgF gene encoding flagellar basal-body rod protein FlgF — MINGIKLASAGLDFYTNVQEVIARNLANANTVGFKKNIVSFNNALAQTGGEGTSNLQINYGVDYSQGNLIYTGNPLDIAIEGDGFFVLETDKGLRYTRNGQFLLSGTGEIVTAGGLKLLGQGGPVIIPSGGKEIVIDKTGIIAVDGKETDSLMIVNFKDITSLVPSGDSTFSASLELANLDEDVKSRVSQGYLESSNVNVVMEMVDMIANMRNYEASNNVIKSFSGLMERLISNQSNAV, encoded by the coding sequence ATGATTAATGGTATCAAACTGGCATCGGCTGGATTGGATTTTTATACAAATGTACAGGAGGTTATAGCAAGGAATCTTGCAAATGCGAACACCGTAGGTTTTAAAAAGAATATTGTTTCTTTTAACAATGCCCTTGCCCAAACCGGGGGTGAAGGCACAAGCAATCTTCAGATAAATTACGGGGTTGATTATTCGCAGGGAAACCTTATCTATACAGGCAATCCTTTGGACATAGCCATTGAAGGCGACGGTTTTTTTGTATTAGAGACGGATAAGGGTTTGAGATATACAAGAAATGGTCAGTTTTTGCTTTCCGGTACGGGTGAAATAGTAACTGCTGGCGGCTTGAAATTATTGGGGCAGGGTGGGCCGGTAATAATTCCCAGCGGAGGGAAGGAAATTGTGATAGATAAAACTGGTATTATTGCTGTTGATGGTAAAGAAACAGACAGCTTAATGATTGTCAACTTTAAAGATATTACATCCCTTGTTCCATCGGGTGATTCGACGTTCTCTGCATCTCTGGAACTGGCAAATTTGGACGAAGACGTAAAATCCAGGGTTTCGCAGGGTTATCTGGAAAGTTCAAATGTAAATGTAGTAATGGAGATGGTTGATATGATTGCCAATATGAGGAACTACGAGGCAAGTAATAACGTCATAAAATCATTCAGTGGTTTAATGGAGCGTTTAATCAGTAATCAATCAAATGCAGTATAA